The Flavobacterium johnsoniae UW101 genomic interval GAATCTGGAATCCGCACCGCGCTTGAAGTCAACGAAAATACTGGTAACCTTAATAACCCGATTTAAGATGGGACAGAAAAAAATATCCGTTGCAAAATACCTGCAGATACGTCTTGAACAATTAGGATTAACACATTTATTTGGGATTGCAGGCAATTATACTGCACCCTTTTTAAATACAATTCACGAAGATAAAAATGCGAAAATTAAAATCGTTAACGACACAAATGAAATAAATGCCGGACACTGTACTGATGCCTATGCACGTCAAAACGGTTTCGCTGCAGTAGCGGTAACCTATGGCGTAGGCGCATTTACACTGCTTAATTCAGTTGCAGGTTCTTATGTAGAGCATTGTCCCGTGCTTGTTATTAATGGAGGGCCTACCAACAAAGACCAGCAGCGAAGCCTGGTTCAGGGTATGCTGGCATCACATATGACGGGAGACATGTATAGTAATATCAATGTTTTTCGAAACGTTACCGTTGCAGCAGAACAAATTACGGGTTCATCTGATGCTCCTTACAAAATTGATTCCGTACTGAATGCCTGTATTTTATATGGAAGACCGGTTTATCTAGAAGTTTTTGAAGATGCCTGGCGAATGGAATGCAATCCGCCTGACGCTCCATTAGCAGAAAGAGAAGTATCTAAATGTCAATCAAGTGCACGCAAGGCTGCTAAAAGAGTAGCTGCAATGGCACAGGGCAAAGAAATTATTTTCTGGGGAGGAATTGAGATCCAGCGCTATGGTATTCAAAAAGAATTTTTGGATTTGATTGAAACAACCGATACAGAATTTGTGACCTCAATACTTGGAAAATCAATTGTGTCGGAAAACCATCCTAAGTTCAAAGGCGTTTTTAACGGTAAGGCATCGCCAAAAGATGTCAAGGAAAAATTCGAAAAAGCCCAGCTTAAAATCGGCCTTGGCGTATGGACCACAGGCAAAAACCTGGGTGGTTTTGATGTTTGGAAAGATGATACTGTACTTGCCAATCACAGCGGTGTAAGGATTGGCGCCTCTTACATCGCCAATGTATCGTTGCGGGATTTTATGATATTTCTAAAAGAAGAACTTACTAAAGTTAAATTTAGTGCTTATGAAATGTATGACGCAGAACAGCTGCCTGAATCATTTTTTGTAGCGGATCAAAGCATTAGAAAAAATGCGAAACCAACGCTTACTTATGATACCTTT includes:
- a CDS encoding alpha-keto acid decarboxylase family protein, whose product is MGQKKISVAKYLQIRLEQLGLTHLFGIAGNYTAPFLNTIHEDKNAKIKIVNDTNEINAGHCTDAYARQNGFAAVAVTYGVGAFTLLNSVAGSYVEHCPVLVINGGPTNKDQQRSLVQGMLASHMTGDMYSNINVFRNVTVAAEQITGSSDAPYKIDSVLNACILYGRPVYLEVFEDAWRMECNPPDAPLAEREVSKCQSSARKAAKRVAAMAQGKEIIFWGGIEIQRYGIQKEFLDLIETTDTEFVTSILGKSIVSENHPKFKGVFNGKASPKDVKEKFEKAQLKIGLGVWTTGKNLGGFDVWKDDTVLANHSGVRIGASYIANVSLRDFMIFLKEELTKVKFSAYEMYDAEQLPESFFVADQSIRKNAKPTLTYDTFFKRINTFIDERHIVVADAGFPLLGAQGIRIAEPNGFVAQASWLSIGYSVPAATGIKCARPDKRPVVFVGDGAFQETCQAISTQNKLKHDTVVFVLDNGIYGIEQMLVNPNPFRGAEKVEYSIPDLNDIYDYNQMHRWKYAKLVDVFGGRGFEVSTLDELNEVLKHLENIKENTIVHVNIPKTSIPESIAYKTEEPGEDEFLDKDWSLC